From Ammoniphilus oxalaticus:
AGCAGGAACGGAATTAACAAAGGCGATGATAGAACGTTTAAAGCTTTTAGGTATTTCTATTATTTACGCGCGAGATGAGTTATCAGAGGGGATCGAGGTGGTGGATGCGGTACCGCTAAAAACACGGATTGAAGCGATGCAAGTGATTCGTTCTGTTTTTTCATCGATTCAGGAGAGTAGCCGACAAGGCAGCAAGCGATTTTCATCGCAAGTAAAGGTGAATGATCTGACGCGTGTTTTTGAAAACCTGATAACAGTCATCAAAGACAGTAACCAAACAATGAGTCTTTTATCAGAGATTCACGATAAAGAGAGTCATGTTTTCTCTCATTCAATTAATGTTACAATTTATTCAATCGCGCTTGGTATACGTCTCGGTTTTAATGATGGACAGATCAAAGAGATCGGCATCGGCGCCCTATTGCACGATATTGGAAAAATGCAAATACCAAGCACCATTTTACATAAACCTGGAAGATTAACGAACGATGAATTTTTCGAAATACAGAAACACCCCGCGTTTGGATTTGATCTCCTGAAAAAACAATATGAAATTTCGTATTTATCGGCCCATTGCGCTTTTCAGCACCACGAGCGGTGGGATGGTACAGGTTATCCAAGGGGATTAAAGGGGAAGGAGATCCATCCCTATGCCCGCTTAATGGCTGTGTGTGATGTTTATGACGCCATGACGACACAACGCGTCTATCGCAAGGCGCTTTTACCGAATGAATCGATGAATTGGATCCAATCACAATCATCGATTTTATTTGAGGAAAAAATGGTCGATGCGTTCCGACAGACGATTGCCCCTTTTCCAATCGGACTGACTGTTCGTTTAAACACGGGTGAGACAGCGATCGTAAGCGAACCCCACCCTGATGCGCCTGATCGTCCCGTCGTTCGAATTATTAAAGAGCCTAATGGTGAAACATTAATCCAGTGGCGCGAGATAGATTTGAATCAATATCCGGAATTGGAAATTGTGGAAACCCATTCCTTAATTTAGCAGAGAAGTTAGTGAGGGATATGCTTATGAGAATACCCCAGATACGCATGTCACAAACGTTTGCTCAACTTGGCATTGAAACTGAAAAGCCGCAGCAAACGATTCAACAACCAAAAGCGGAAATGGCGATACAACAGCAACCGACCGAATTAAAAATTGAACGCTCCCCGTCTATATTAGAGATTGATCAAACGCGAGCATGGGAGGAAGCGAATTTAAAAGGCCCTGCTACGTTGGCGCGGGATTGGGCTAGCGCGAGTCGGCAGCAAGGTCTTGAAGGAATCGCTCGTCGAGCCGAGGAAGGTGGACAACTAGCTGCGATCGAACGAGGTGGAAATGCGCTTGCAGATGTAGCTCAAACAAAGAGCCACCCCCCTCCTGCGCTTTTCAATATTACGTTTATACCCAGTTATGGCTCCGTACAGTTCCGCTTTACCCCAACGAAACTAGACATGAATTGGACTCAAGGCGGGGTTAAGATCGATGCTAAGTCGCATCAACCACTCCACGAATATAAGCCAGGTCATGTAAACATATATTTAAAACAACAAGAAAGCCTGACAATCGAAGTGATGGACCAAGGGCTGGATGTAAAGGTATAAAAAAGAGGGAGGGCTCAAATATGTCTTTAAATCATTTGGATCATTGTGTTCGCTGCGATGCGTTGTTTGTGGTGGTGGGGAGTCGAATTTGTTCGAGTTGCTTAAAACAAATTGAAGAAGAATTTCAAGTTTGCGCCGCCTTTTTGCGAAAAAAGGAAAATCGAATGAGCACGTTACAGGAAATGAGTGAGCAGACCGGGGTTTCAGTCTATCAAATTACAGAATTTATCCGACAACAAAGGCTGATTGTCGACTCTTATACGAATATAGAGTACCCATGCGAGGGTTGTGGGAAATTGGTTCAAAAGAGCCGTTTTTGTAGTGACTGTAAGCGAGATTGGCAAGAAGAAGTGGATGCATTGGCGAACAAGCGAAGCGAAACAGAAGAGAAAGAAAGAAGATCAACTTACCACATTAAGGATTATAGATGGGATCGGCATAGCTAAAGCTAAAAGGCTAAACAGTATTTCGGTCCATGCCGATACTACTGATAAGATATAGATGATGGCGCGCGGGATTCATGGGAAGGGAGGGACCATCATGAAAATTAATGATTTGAGTCGGATTTCGGCAATGAACAAATACCAACAAACCTCAGCCAACCCGAAGGATAAAAGATTAGTAAAAAAACAGGAAACCGATCAATTGGAAATTTCACCACAAGCCCAACAAAAACTAGAACAAAAACGTAACGATCAAGCGCCTGATGCGGCTGAAAGAGTCAGTGTGTTAAAAGCGCAGATTGAAACGGGAGCGTATAAACCAAATAGTGACCTAATCGCGAGCAAGCTTCTCTCCCTCTGGAATAAGGAGAATCGATGATGGGGACAGGGGTAAGTGAGATGGAACTGATCCAAGATGTAGTTGGTGTCATGGAAGAATTGAATTACGTTCATCAGAAACTTATAGATATGGAGCAGTTGAAAACAGAAGCATTGATTCAAAACAACACAAGTGAGCTCGTAGAATATATTCATCAGCAGACCAAATTAGCCCGCAACGTAGATACATTGGAACAGAAACGACAACAGTTTGTGGAGAAATGGTTAGCGGCAAACAACCTAGTCTATCAACACCTGTCGCTGGTCGATCTAATTAAGATGATTCCACATCATGAAGCTAAACAAGAATTGAGCCGCTTGGGCGAGCAATTGCAAACGCGAATGGATGAGCTACGCAACCTGAATCAATCTAATCAACAACTGATCGAACAATCATTGTCGTATATTAATTTTACACTACGGTTAGCCATGAATGATCCAAACGATCATTTAACATATGGACGTTCTAAACAGCCGGAAAGAACCGGTTCCGCTCAACGTGGCTTTTTCGATTCAAAGGCTTAGAGTTTTTAAACATAGAGAGGAGGATGAACATGAGCACATTTCATGGATTAGAAATAGGAAAAAGATCGCTATTCGCCCAACAAGCAGCTCTCAGTACGACGGGACACAACATCGCTAACTCGAATACGCTCGGATATACAAGACAGCGCGTTGAATTGGAGGCGGCTCGCTCGATTCACTATCCGGGTATGAACTCTGATCGTTCCCCGCAACAAATGGGGACAGGTGTAAGCCCCGCTCAAATTGTTCGGATTCGCGAAGATTACCTTGATCTCCAATTTCGTAATGAAAACACAGCGTCAGGATATTGGGAAACAATGAGTGATGTGTATATGAAAATGGAAGGAATTTTGGCTGAACCGTCGAACACAGGTCTGCAAGCGGTGATGGACCAATTTTGGCAAGGTTGGCAAGAGTTAGCTAAGGATCCCAATAGTTCGGCTGCTAGAAAAGTCGTTGAGGAAAGAGGAGTCACCGTTGCCGACACGTTTAATCACATTGCCAAATCATTAACACGTCTGGAAACAGATTTGGAAAATGTGATGAAGACGAAAGTGAAAGAGGTAAATTCACTGGCTGAACAAATCAGTGAGTTAAATGATCAAATCGGTCGCTTGGTTCCACATGGGCATATTCCAAACGATTTATATGATAAACGCGATCTGCTTATTGATCAGTTGTCGAAGTTAGTGGATGTGGAAGTGAAACCGGCTAGTATACCAGGTATCCCTCCGGATAAGCACGGAATGATTACGGTATCGCTTGGTGGACAAACACTAGTGGATCCGAGCGATAATCCTAAATTTAATGAGTTGGTATATTCGGAGACAAGTGGCTTTACCCTTGATGGGGGGATTCCTGCGTTAATTTCTGGTGAATTAATGGGGATCGTCGAAGGCAAAGACGCGGTTAACTCCACGCTCAAAGATATAAACAGTTTAGCCACTGGTATTGCTAATGCTGTTAATACTAAAATCGGTAATGGTCCAGATTTTTTTAGTGGGGGAGATGCCATAAGTATTGAAGTCAAGCGTGACTCACTAGATGGTATTAATTTTGATGAAGGAAATCCAAATCTTGCCCAACGCATAGCAGATTTGAAGTTTGAGGATATAGATGAACTCGGGACCACCTTTGATGATGATTATCGCCAAATCATCTCGGGACTTGGCATTCGCTCACAACAAGCTTCGCGAATGGCGAACAACAGTGATGTTTTGCTGAATCAAATCGACCTTCAAAGGCAATCTGTTTCAGGTGTTTCTTTAGATGAAGAGATGGTAAACATGATTCGCTACCAACAGGCATACAATGCGGCTGCTCGATTTGTAACAACGATCGATGAGGTTTTGGATCGAGTTGTTAACGGAATGGGTCGCGTCGGATTATAAAGTGATGGATGAGGAGGTGGATGAAGAATGTCTGTGCGCGTAACGCAAACAATGTTGAATCGAAACATGTTAAGTAATTTAAACCGAAGCTATCAAGTCCTTGATAAATATCAAAACCAGCTGTCAACTGGAAAGAAGTTAAACAAACCATCAGATGATCCGGTTAGCGTTTATCAAGCGATGGCTCACCGCTCAAACGTGGTGGAGATCGAACAGTACAAACGAAATGCGAAAGATGGTTTAAGCTGGATTGAAGTTACAGATGAGGCGCTTGATCAGGTGACAAATGTGTTGCATCGAGTTAGGGAGTTAGTCGTATTGGCAAGCAATGGAACCAATGAAGATACTTCTATGGGTGCGATCAAAGCAGAGATAGAACAGCTGAGGGATCATGTTGGTGAGATCGCGAATACGACCATTGGTGACAAGTATATTTTTTCAGGCACTGATACGAAAGAAAGGCCATACGGCGAGAATGGATTCTCAATTGACGACGATGCTGGTGAGATAGAATGGGAAGTAGGACAGCAGAGCATGATTAAAGTGAGTGTAAATGGCTCAAACATCTTTTCGGGCCTCTTGGGTGGATCCGGAGAAGGTATGTTTGATGAAATTCTCAATGATTTAGAAAATGGCAACCCTGGGAACTGGTTAGGAGAAATAGATGAGCAACTAGATACAGTTCTAACTGAACGGGCAAGCGTCGGCGCGAATATGAATCGGATGGAATTGGTGTTGTCCAGGCTTGATCAAGTTGAAATTACAACGAAGAAGTTGTTGTCAAAGACAGAAGATGCTGATATCGCTGAGACGATTACGGAATTAATCACGCAAGAAAATGTGCATCGAGCCGCACTATCCGCGGGCGCTAGAATTATTCAACCGAGCCTGGTTGATTTCTTACGTTAATTAACTAGTTTATTATCCTCAATTACAGAAGGGTGGTGAATAAATATGCTCATTTCGGAATCGTTACAAACTCCCGTTCAAAACACGTCGCTACAGGTAGGTAAAGCGGGCGCGCCAGATTCAACGGCAACGAATGCTTTTTCAGTACTCTTCGGAGAGTTTCAGAGTCTAACAGAGTTAAGAGAACTAGATTCGCCTAAGACGATAGAACAAGAACAACTAGAAGAGATGAAAGATGAAATCGTAGCGTTGCTAGCCGTGTGGCTATCTAATTTTGATCATATAGCCGATGAACAGATTAAGGAAAGTATACGGTCCGCAAGGGAGACGCCTTTGTCTAAAGAAGGGATTCAATCGCTCCTACAAGCATTAGGACAACAAGTAGATACGCCTGATGATCTTATTCAACAGTTCAAGGGAATAGCGGATAGAATTGAAGGTTCTTCGAACCAGAATGCAATACTAGAAAGCATCTCGTCAAGTGTTTTCGAATATCTAGGAATGAACCAAT
This genomic window contains:
- a CDS encoding HD-GYP domain-containing protein yields the protein MRIVATDQCLPGTILAKPIYNSDGIKLIGAGTELTKAMIERLKLLGISIIYARDELSEGIEVVDAVPLKTRIEAMQVIRSVFSSIQESSRQGSKRFSSQVKVNDLTRVFENLITVIKDSNQTMSLLSEIHDKESHVFSHSINVTIYSIALGIRLGFNDGQIKEIGIGALLHDIGKMQIPSTILHKPGRLTNDEFFEIQKHPAFGFDLLKKQYEISYLSAHCAFQHHERWDGTGYPRGLKGKEIHPYARLMAVCDVYDAMTTQRVYRKALLPNESMNWIQSQSSILFEEKMVDAFRQTIAPFPIGLTVRLNTGETAIVSEPHPDAPDRPVVRIIKEPNGETLIQWREIDLNQYPELEIVETHSLI
- a CDS encoding DUF6470 family protein, whose amino-acid sequence is MRIPQIRMSQTFAQLGIETEKPQQTIQQPKAEMAIQQQPTELKIERSPSILEIDQTRAWEEANLKGPATLARDWASASRQQGLEGIARRAEEGGQLAAIERGGNALADVAQTKSHPPPALFNITFIPSYGSVQFRFTPTKLDMNWTQGGVKIDAKSHQPLHEYKPGHVNIYLKQQESLTIEVMDQGLDVKV
- a CDS encoding TIGR03826 family flagellar region protein codes for the protein MSLNHLDHCVRCDALFVVVGSRICSSCLKQIEEEFQVCAAFLRKKENRMSTLQEMSEQTGVSVYQITEFIRQQRLIVDSYTNIEYPCEGCGKLVQKSRFCSDCKRDWQEEVDALANKRSETEEKERRSTYHIKDYRWDRHS
- the flgM gene encoding flagellar biosynthesis anti-sigma factor FlgM, encoding MKINDLSRISAMNKYQQTSANPKDKRLVKKQETDQLEISPQAQQKLEQKRNDQAPDAAERVSVLKAQIETGAYKPNSDLIASKLLSLWNKENR
- a CDS encoding flagellar protein FlgN; this encodes MMGTGVSEMELIQDVVGVMEELNYVHQKLIDMEQLKTEALIQNNTSELVEYIHQQTKLARNVDTLEQKRQQFVEKWLAANNLVYQHLSLVDLIKMIPHHEAKQELSRLGEQLQTRMDELRNLNQSNQQLIEQSLSYINFTLRLAMNDPNDHLTYGRSKQPERTGSAQRGFFDSKA
- the flgK gene encoding flagellar hook-associated protein FlgK, giving the protein MSTFHGLEIGKRSLFAQQAALSTTGHNIANSNTLGYTRQRVELEAARSIHYPGMNSDRSPQQMGTGVSPAQIVRIREDYLDLQFRNENTASGYWETMSDVYMKMEGILAEPSNTGLQAVMDQFWQGWQELAKDPNSSAARKVVEERGVTVADTFNHIAKSLTRLETDLENVMKTKVKEVNSLAEQISELNDQIGRLVPHGHIPNDLYDKRDLLIDQLSKLVDVEVKPASIPGIPPDKHGMITVSLGGQTLVDPSDNPKFNELVYSETSGFTLDGGIPALISGELMGIVEGKDAVNSTLKDINSLATGIANAVNTKIGNGPDFFSGGDAISIEVKRDSLDGINFDEGNPNLAQRIADLKFEDIDELGTTFDDDYRQIISGLGIRSQQASRMANNSDVLLNQIDLQRQSVSGVSLDEEMVNMIRYQQAYNAAARFVTTIDEVLDRVVNGMGRVGL
- the flgL gene encoding flagellar hook-associated protein FlgL, with the translated sequence MSVRVTQTMLNRNMLSNLNRSYQVLDKYQNQLSTGKKLNKPSDDPVSVYQAMAHRSNVVEIEQYKRNAKDGLSWIEVTDEALDQVTNVLHRVRELVVLASNGTNEDTSMGAIKAEIEQLRDHVGEIANTTIGDKYIFSGTDTKERPYGENGFSIDDDAGEIEWEVGQQSMIKVSVNGSNIFSGLLGGSGEGMFDEILNDLENGNPGNWLGEIDEQLDTVLTERASVGANMNRMELVLSRLDQVEITTKKLLSKTEDADIAETITELITQENVHRAALSAGARIIQPSLVDFLR